TGCCGGCCTGGGCGACTGCCAACGCAGCAACGTGGCGCGCGCGTCAACCGGCTGGATTGTCTGGTTTCCTACTGCCCGAGCCGGCGGGTGCTCAGGGCTCCTTGCGAAAAGAAGTCTTCAGGCGGCGCCACCAAATGATGCCGCGGCCGAGGGTGAGGAAAGCTTCGCGGATCTTCCGGCGGGTGCGCAGGCGGCGGGACCAGCGCGGGAGGGTGAAGACGGCAGACGGCCCTGTAGACACCCCTGGTCCCTCTGGACGCCGAGGTTCGCACCGTCCGACTGTTCGCCTCGATGCTCACCCACACCTGCGATGCTCACCCACACCACGGTCACGCCGCTGGTGGCGGTGTTCTTGCTTCTGCTGTGCGATGTCGCCGCCGGCCTCACCCCTCGGGGCCGTCCGGCTAATAGCTTCCTTCGGCGTCCAGCTGGCGCAAGAGTCCGCGATTGTCGACGCGCACCCACTCCTCGACGAGGCGTCCCCGGTCGTCGAAGCGGAAGATATTGATCAGGTCGAACACGACGCGTTTGCCGTTGGGCGGCAGCGGGCCGACCGGTGACTGGGTGAACTCACGGGCGAATGTGCCTTCGATCCACGTCTGGCAGGCCAGGTGGTCACCTTCGGCCACCACGATGCCGCGCCGTATCGACCGGTCGTCGAATGCCTCGCGCACCGACGCGAAGTAGTCGTTGAGCCCGGCGAAGTCGGACTCGAAGCCGTCCGGCCCGTGGAAGCGGAACTTCTCGGTGTCGAAGTACGTCGAGGCCTCGTCCGGGTCCTCGCCCGACACCTCCAGTTCGCCGGCCCGGACCAGGCGGGCCACGAGTTCGTCACGAGTGAATTGCTGTGTCATGCCACCAGCCTGCCCGCCCCCGGTCATGCGGTCAAACGATGATTCGGCACCATTTCCATGACAGAAGCGCATGTTAGGTTCGGGTCATGGCAGAGTTCACCCTCACTGGCTTCCGCGTCGTTCACCAGGTCGCCACCGCGGGATCGTTCACCCGGGCCGCCGAGATGCTCGGTTACACACAGTCGGGCGTCTCCCGCC
Above is a window of Streptomyces sp. NBC_01498 DNA encoding:
- a CDS encoding ester cyclase encodes the protein MTQQFTRDELVARLVRAGELEVSGEDPDEASTYFDTEKFRFHGPDGFESDFAGLNDYFASVREAFDDRSIRRGIVVAEGDHLACQTWIEGTFAREFTQSPVGPLPPNGKRVVFDLINIFRFDDRGRLVEEWVRVDNRGLLRQLDAEGSY